The genomic segment CCTCCGTGCCCAAAATCATTCCACTGCGGCGTCTCGGAACAGCCTATGGCATGATTTTCTTCATACAAAACATCGGTCTGATGGCTGTCCGCATGCTGATAGGACGCGTCAACGAGACCGACCCGTCCTACACCCGTTCGATGACCATCTTCGCCCTGTTCGGTGCAGCGGCATTCATCTCAGCCCTCCTGCTCTACGCCACCGACAAACGGAAGAAATACGGACTGCAGAAACCGAACATCCAGGAATAGACTGGAGCGCCATACCACAGACGTTTACGATGTACGACATACTTGTATGGGAACTTAAATTGCAAAAATTGCACTACTTTAGTGCATTTTTTCTCAAATATTGCACTACTTTAGTGCATTTTTTGTATCTTTGCATCGTAAACGTTAAAAACGCAAGCTCATGGATATAGCACTTGTTGAGTTTATGGAAGGACTTTTGAAGCAGACCACTTCAACGTTCCATCGGTATATGTACGACCGGATTAGCTGGGAGTCCCGTATGTTCGGTTTGGTTGGTCCAAGAGGTGTGGGAAAGTCTACGATGATACTCCAATACATCAAGGAGCATCGAGAAAAGCGGCGTATGCTGTACGTTACTGCCGACCACTTGTATTTCTCGTCACACACACTTGCAGAAACTGTAGATGAGTTTGTCAAAGAAGGTGGTGAACAGATTTTTATCGACGAAATTCACAAGTACGAAAATTGGTCAAGGGAATTGAAACAGATATACGATTCTCACACTGACCTGATAGTAGGTTTCACGGGCTCATCCGTGCTTGACATCTATAAGGGTTTTTCCGACCTGAGCCGACGGGCACCCATTTTCATGATGCAAGGACTCAGCTTCAGGGAATACCTCTGGCTGCGCCATGCAATAGAAGTGCCTGTCTATACGTTAAGCGAGATACTTGAGAACAAAGCCCGTCTCGATGCCGCCCGTCATCCATTGCCGCTATTTAACGATTACCTCCTAAAAGGCTACTACCCTTTCTCCGATGACTGCAATTACGAAATACGTTTGCGCCAAGTTATCAATCAAACCATGGAGGTTGACATTCCACAGTATGCCCACATGACGGCTGCTACAGGGCGCAAGTTGAAGAAACTGCTGGCCGTCATCGCCCAAAGTGTGCCCTTTAAGCCTGTGATGGATTCCCTCTCCACCGTTATTGGAGTCAGCAGGAATATTCTGCCCGATTATTTCCTGTATATGGAGCAAGCCGGAATGATAGGTCAGTTGCGCAACGATACGGGTGGCATCCGTGGCATTGGCAAAGTCGAAAAGGTGTACCTTGACAACACCAGCCTCGCCTACTTATTAGGCGGAGAAGCTACGGACATCGGCAATATCCGTGAGACGTTCTTCTATAATCAGATGCGAGTGACGACAGAAGTCATCAGCTCACGCATCAGTGACTTCGAGATTGCCGGTAAGACCTTTGAGGTTGGTGGAAAAAAGAAAGGCAAGAAGCAACTTACCGATGCCGCTGAGGGATATGTTGTCAGAGACGACATAGAATACGGATCGGGCAAAATCATTCCCCTCTGGGCATTCGGATTGACTTACTGACATCTGAGTGTCTAACGGAAGAAATACGGACTGCAGAAACCGATTTTTCGGGAGCAGGCATGACCATCTAAATCTCAGAGTTGCTCCGACAGATTACGTCCTATCCACCAAGCGGCAACAAGGAAAAGAAAAAAGAATATAAATCTTTTGTTATGCACACGCTTATACAGACGTGGCAGCTTCGTCCGATTCCGTTCCAGTATTATCAGAAAAAGAAAGAACGGTATGACAATGATCAAAAAAGAATTAGACATAAAAGCTTGTCGGAGTTCTCCATGAAGCAAAAAATGCAATGCCCGTTGCGAACCGCAACCCGGGCATTGCAAGCCTGTCAATGCTAAAAAGGGACATTGGGGAAATACATTATCTACAATCGGATTGAATATATAGTATATCCCCAG from the Prevotella sp. Rep29 genome contains:
- a CDS encoding ATP-binding protein, whose product is MDIALVEFMEGLLKQTTSTFHRYMYDRISWESRMFGLVGPRGVGKSTMILQYIKEHREKRRMLYVTADHLYFSSHTLAETVDEFVKEGGEQIFIDEIHKYENWSRELKQIYDSHTDLIVGFTGSSVLDIYKGFSDLSRRAPIFMMQGLSFREYLWLRHAIEVPVYTLSEILENKARLDAARHPLPLFNDYLLKGYYPFSDDCNYEIRLRQVINQTMEVDIPQYAHMTAATGRKLKKLLAVIAQSVPFKPVMDSLSTVIGVSRNILPDYFLYMEQAGMIGQLRNDTGGIRGIGKVEKVYLDNTSLAYLLGGEATDIGNIRETFFYNQMRVTTEVISSRISDFEIAGKTFEVGGKKKGKKQLTDAAEGYVVRDDIEYGSGKIIPLWAFGLTY
- a CDS encoding DUF2752 domain-containing protein, which translates into the protein MSKIVWSIIGISIVLGIYYIFNPIVDNVFPQCPFLALTGLQCPGCGSQRALHFLLHGELRQAFMSNSFLIIVIPFFLFLIILERNRTKLPRLYKRVHNKRFIFFFLFLVAAWWIGRNLSEQL